One genomic window of Halolamina sediminis includes the following:
- a CDS encoding SHOCT domain-containing protein: MSDLVHRVAPSSARARMFLTGALLVAAMIGVLSTTMAGSTAAIVLAVLFTVATAGLAVSLGRGLVEQADAAPEEANPAASEPSAVEETADPITTLQQRYAEGELTDEEFERRMERLMESDSGGTAEREEREPAFER, from the coding sequence ATGAGCGATCTGGTCCATCGCGTCGCTCCCTCCAGCGCCCGTGCACGGATGTTCCTGACCGGCGCCCTGCTCGTCGCGGCGATGATCGGCGTGCTCTCGACGACGATGGCGGGCTCTACCGCGGCGATTGTGCTCGCGGTGCTTTTCACCGTCGCGACCGCCGGGCTGGCCGTCTCGCTCGGCCGCGGGCTCGTCGAGCAGGCCGACGCCGCACCCGAGGAGGCGAACCCCGCCGCGAGTGAGCCGTCGGCAGTCGAGGAGACCGCCGACCCGATCACGACTCTCCAGCAGCGTTACGCCGAGGGTGAACTCACCGACGAGGAGTTCGAGCGACGGATGGAGCGGCTGATGGAGAGCGACAGTGGCGGTACTGCGGAGCGTGAGGAACGCGAGCCGGCGTTCGAACGCTGA
- a CDS encoding amidohydrolase — protein MTEAADTVFLDGEIHTLTDPDETYEAVAVRDGEIVRLGSSYDVEFLAGTDTDTIDLDGRVLLPGFIDAHTHLTTVGEYLVHADLSAADDLDEAVSLLRERAAETDHAEDPEWIRGYGYDESTWPEDRYLDREDLDAVSEERPVVAFREDMHVASVNSVVLDRYAEEMAAENVHYEGTEPTGVLVEEAVDVLYDAVAPDAAETGRLAAAAQARANELGVTGVHDMVRGSYAPEVYRDMDLADELSLRVRINYWSDHLDALIETGLRTNHGSEMVRVGGVKSFTDGSFGGRTAKLSEPYHDDTDEYGSWVVEPEELREIVQKADDAGLQMTVHAIGDEAIDETLDAFEQTDDPGGMRHRVEHVELASEEAIERFGEMGVIASVQPNFLKWAKEGGLYESRLGARRAETNRYALLDGAGAPIAFGSDCMPLDPLLGVHHAVNTEVDAQRLAVTEALRAYTLGAAYAGFDEGRLGTVETGKLADFTVLEESPWDNEGSIEDIDVAMTVVDGEVVYDGR, from the coding sequence ATGACCGAGGCCGCCGACACCGTCTTCCTCGACGGCGAGATCCACACGCTGACCGACCCCGACGAGACGTACGAGGCCGTCGCGGTCCGCGACGGCGAGATCGTCCGGCTGGGGAGCAGCTACGACGTGGAGTTCCTCGCGGGCACCGACACCGACACCATCGACCTCGACGGCCGCGTGCTGCTCCCGGGGTTCATCGACGCCCACACGCACCTGACGACCGTCGGGGAGTACCTCGTCCACGCCGACCTCTCGGCGGCCGACGACCTCGACGAGGCGGTGTCGCTGCTCCGTGAGCGCGCCGCGGAGACCGACCACGCGGAGGATCCGGAGTGGATCCGCGGCTACGGCTACGACGAGAGCACGTGGCCCGAGGACCGCTACCTCGACCGCGAGGACCTCGACGCCGTCAGCGAGGAACGTCCCGTCGTCGCGTTCCGGGAGGACATGCACGTCGCCTCCGTCAACAGCGTCGTCCTCGATCGCTACGCCGAGGAGATGGCCGCGGAGAACGTCCACTACGAGGGGACCGAGCCGACGGGCGTGCTCGTCGAGGAGGCGGTCGACGTGCTGTACGACGCGGTCGCGCCCGACGCCGCGGAGACTGGCCGGCTTGCCGCGGCCGCACAGGCTCGCGCGAACGAACTCGGTGTTACCGGCGTCCACGACATGGTCCGCGGGTCGTACGCTCCCGAGGTGTATCGCGACATGGATCTCGCCGACGAGCTCTCGTTGCGGGTGCGCATCAACTACTGGTCGGACCACCTCGATGCGCTTATCGAGACCGGCCTGCGGACGAACCACGGCTCCGAGATGGTGCGCGTCGGCGGGGTCAAGTCCTTCACCGACGGCAGCTTCGGCGGCCGGACCGCGAAGCTCTCCGAACCCTACCACGACGACACCGACGAGTACGGCTCGTGGGTCGTCGAGCCCGAGGAGCTTCGCGAAATCGTTCAGAAGGCCGACGACGCGGGGCTCCAGATGACGGTCCACGCGATCGGCGACGAGGCGATCGACGAGACGCTCGACGCGTTCGAGCAGACCGACGACCCCGGCGGCATGCGCCACCGCGTCGAGCACGTCGAACTGGCCTCCGAGGAAGCGATCGAACGCTTCGGCGAGATGGGCGTGATCGCGTCGGTCCAGCCGAACTTCCTCAAGTGGGCCAAGGAGGGCGGGCTCTACGAGTCCCGGCTCGGCGCGCGCCGGGCGGAGACTAACCGCTACGCGCTGCTTGACGGCGCGGGCGCCCCGATCGCGTTCGGCTCGGACTGCATGCCGCTGGATCCACTGCTCGGCGTCCACCACGCCGTCAACACCGAGGTCGACGCCCAACGGCTCGCCGTCACCGAGGCCCTCCGGGCGTACACGCTGGGCGCGGCCTACGCGGGCTTCGACGAGGGGCGACTCGGCACCGTCGAGACGGGGAAGCTCGCGGACTTCACGGTGCTCGAGGAGTCGCCGTGGGACAACGAGGGATCGATCGAGGATATCGACGTGGCGATGACCGTCGTCGACGGCGAGGTCGTGTACGACGGGCGCTGA